A genomic segment from Juglans regia cultivar Chandler chromosome 14, Walnut 2.0, whole genome shotgun sequence encodes:
- the LOC108992996 gene encoding uncharacterized protein LOC108992996: MGDSLNSSRLSSEATSVTTAKKVSKRSLVASCPKASSPNTFSRIALGSHGIFARGAVGHTALFLLKVAALETLRRFSKAKCPFAWRGLQTLQMLCYPPFKWIQRWAPFKGLVEGMQVLSRPILVLSIAAAFSDEAECSSGTSDDVSDSHTHSELGSELSTVQSNMDTSVIPRTSDESPESLASENWLIQLHNELKNQGICLPERINEDELHRFYTAANGDFTCLLSSIKKTIHWRETYRILSVQELEIWSDMIFWHGFDVKHRPCLIVRLGLATVTLSSHDKPRFAQAVISQVEHGVLHLVDAEDSQITVLVDCDGLSPLKVPMQMMRSCSSLLQDHFPNRLGCLFVICLPPVVRVLAQTFIQVLKPITRKKLRIEGEMYKKVLSEYLGILPSYLGGKCSCTKCSTLSICLAQQPPMYRMNNIEPVAVVSDGEDLPLRHPENEIDAHLNGNYDQVLRTAMISILMLWAFIAVMAGLWDPESRPSLPH, encoded by the exons ATGGGAGACTCATTGAATAGTTCCAGGTTAAGCTCTGAAGCAACGAGTGTCACCACTGCAAAAAAGGTGTCTAAAAGAAGTTTAGTGGCTTCTTGCCCTAAAGCTTCTTCTCCAAATACTTTTAGCCGCATAGCTCTGGGAAGCCATGGTATATTTGCAAGAGGTGCAGTCGGCCACACCGCGTTGTTTTTACTCAAAGTTGCTGCTTTAGAGACGTTAAGAAGGTTCTCAAAGGCTAAATGTCCATTTGCATGGCGTGGTCTTCAGACTTTACAAATGCTATGCTATCCACCATTTAAGTGGATTCAAAGATGGGCTCCGTTCAAGGGTTTGGTGGAAGGCATGCag GTACTGTCAAGGCCTATTCTAGTCCTTTCAATTGCAGCAGCTTTCTCTGATGAAGCAGAGTGTAGCAGTGGAACCTCAGATGATGTCAGTGATTCTCATACACATTCAGAATTAGGTTCGGAGCTGTCCACTGTACAGTCTAATATGGATACAAG TGTGATACCCAGGACTTCTGATGAATCTCCTGAAAGTCTGGCATCTGAAAACTGGTTGATACAACTGCATAACGAGCTGAAAAATCAAGGGATTTGTTTGCCAGAAAG AATTAATGAAGATGAGCTCCATAGATTTTACACTGCTGCTAATGGTGACTTTACATGCTTGCTCTCGTCAATTAAGAAGACAATCCATTGGAGAGAGACCTACAGAATTCTTTCAGTACAAGAACTTGAGATTTGGTCAGATATGATTTTCTGGCATGGATTTGATGTGAAGCACCGACCTTGCCTCATCGTGCGGCTTGGACTCGCTACCGTCACCCTGTCCTCTCATGACAAACCTCGCTTCGCTCAAGCAGTTA TATCTCAGGTAGAGCACGGAGTCTTGCATTTGGTTGATGCAGAAGATTCACAAATAACAGTTTTGGTGGATTGTGACGGGTTGTCTCCTTTGAAAGTTCCAATGCAAATGATGAGATCCTGTTCTTCCCTTCTGCAAGATCACTTCCCAAACCGTCTTGGGTGTTTGTTTGTTATATGTCTTCCTCCAGTTGTTCGTGTTCTTGCTCAAACTTTTATTCAG GTTCTGAAGCCCATTACTCGAAAAAAGCTGAGGATTGAAGGGGAGATGTACAAGAAGGTACTCTCAGAGTACCTTGGAATACTTCCATCTTATCTTGGTGGCAAGTGCTCATGCACAAAATGTTCAACCTTAAGCATCTGTCTCGCACAGCAGCCTCCCATGTATAGGATGAACAATATTGAGCCTGTTGCAGTTGTGAGCGATGGTGAGGATCTACCTCTACGCCACCCAGAGAATGAAATTGATGCTCATCTGAATGGTAACTATGACCAGGTTTTGAGAACTGCCATGATAAGCATCCTCATGTTGTGGGCTTTTATTGCTGTTATGGCTGGGTTATGGGATCCTGAAAGCCGTCCTTCTTTGCCTCATTAA